The DNA region CCTCCTCCACTGGTTGCACCAACCTGCGCCCCCGCCCCTGTCGCACCGTTCCTTCTCCACCGCCCCCAAGATCTAGGATGTAGCGGCCAGATCCGCAGCACCAACAGCCATAAGGTGGGGAGGTTGCGCACGTCCACCCCTCTCTCCATCGACCTCCCCCGCGTCACCAGCATCCTCCGTgcaacgccccccccccccccccaatcccCTTTGAAGCAAGCTCGACCACGGGATGAGGGCGAGGGCAAGCCACAGTGCCCCTCCATGCGCGTCGCGTACACCTCCCACAATGGGATTCGGCTCATACGCCACCGCCCTTCCATTGCTCCCTTCTTGTGGTCTCCGGTACTGCAGGCTCCGGGCGAGCTGCCCCGACGAGCTCCTGCGTCGTTGCCCTAGCTTCCTCTCAGCTGCATCGGGAATCACCTTCCCTGGATCTGAGCTTTGACCATCTGCCACCATCTCTCCCCCGTGGGCGAGGTCCCCATCCCCAGTACGCGAGGACGACCTCTAATCCGTTTGTCGGGCTCGTCTCCGTCGTGGCACTCCCCTCTTTCTGCTTGCTGACGAGCTCCCTACATGGCTGACCAGGCGACGACGGCATCATCGACTCAAGCATCGCAGCAGTGAGTGTGTTTGACCAAATTGCTCGCACTATGTGGCAAGTAAAGAAAGAGAAAActgcctccacgtggccggttcCCCACTCTGATCTGGTTTTGGACGAAATTTAACCGGTTTGGGGACTTGAGGGATGAAATATCACCGAAAAAATCTTGAGGGACAAAATGTATACTATTGGTGAACTTGAGGGACCAAAAACATATTTTTCTCTTATTTAATGGAGGGTGCTATGTGTTAGCTGACTGACGCGCAGATCGGATGTACAACCATTGACTTCAGACATATTTCTTTTATCTAACAGTAGTAACTGTTGTAGAGAGTTCATTACAAATGGAAATTGTTGATAGTTGCAACTCCCTAGTGTCAAATAATATCATATTACTGcctttgttcctaaatataattttttttaaagaTTTTTATGTGACTACTCCCTCGTTTTCGGTTTATAGGGTTCATCTCAAAAGGTTTGTTTTTctgttttataagtctcaattctaatACTTACtatcacatgttcagatttcaaggtgtATTAAATCACATGCAAGGATGGAGaaaaaactcaccaatgcatgtagaagttcttggtcatttagtggtcatgcatgcatgtggtgtaattaatgcatcaatATACATAACTTTTTGAGAAAAACGAGAGTACTAGTTAAGTACTTTTGCAAACTACGAAGTTAATTTCACCATTCATTATCTACCTTGGTTGAAAAGATTTTCAAATTAAGCCCTATGACCGAAAAAAGGAATATATATgaaacaaaatgagtgaatctattcTGCACTATAAATACATATATACTCTAAAATGGCTTATACTtaaaaaacggagggagtagatttcAAAATGGAGGGTGTAATTTACAGTGGCGCAGTGGAGGCGATAGCTAGAACGTGCAACACGCACCTTGCCGGGCCGCTCGTACGGCGAATCAGAGCCCTCTAACATGTAAACAAAGGACATGCTGAgcgtaagagcatctccaacagccgcgtcAAAAGATGCGCGCGGGATAAAATGGCTTTCTAGCGCGCGGGACGTTTTCGCGCGCTCCAGCGGTGGCGGGAAACTAGCACGCGCGGGAAACGATTGCGCGCGCGGGGAAAAGGCGGCATCTCGCGCGCTACATTTGGCGCGCCGCGTCCGGCGCACCTATAAATTGCAGCGCCCTCTGCCGCTCTCTCCATCTCTCTGCCGCCGACACGCCACCatgccgcctcgccgccggcgaggtacgggctaccgcggcgtccgcgtgCGTCCGTCCGGCACCTACTCCGCCGAGATTTGGTCGGGCGGCGGCATGAGGCTCCGTCTCGGAACCTTTGACACCGCCCAGGAGggcgcccgcgcgtacgacgctgCGGCGTGGCGCCTCCTGCGGTCCCGTCAGGACATGAACTTCGCTGATGTggcgacgcgggagcgggcacaggagTTGGTGCCTTTCCCGCGGCTTCTCACCGACAAGGATCGTCGCAAGCACCGGAGGCGGGAACATCGTCTCAGGCTGGCCGAGATGGACGACCAAGCTATGGCGCTGTGGAGCTATCGCTTCCCGCACGAAATCATCAATGGGGAACAGTTCTTCGCCCAGAGGAGGGCGGAGAGagcgaagaggagggaggagccagccgcctatcgcgaggacaagcgaaCGCGGAAGGCGGTCGCTAAATACAACGAAGCGCTAGGAGATGCGTCTTCCTGGGACTCCGGCGACGAGCGGTTTCTTGACGCCTACGCTCCGatgtcggaggaggacatcatcGAGACAGAGTCCGAGTCGgacgagtagtactagtttttATCGTAGAAGACTATGAACTATCTACGGAACCAAATATATGTATCGAATCGTAGTAGAAAAAAACAGATGAAATATAGCGCGCCTGCTGAAGCGGTGTGCGCGCGCTTTAATTTGTGGCGACCGCTGAAGCCAGCGCACCGCCACGCGTAAAAGCTGGCTATCCCAGCGCTGTATTCTGACTTTTAACGCGTGGCGCCTTGCGCGCCTCCCTAGCAGCGTCGGAGCCCGACCGGAGCCCGACGCTGCTAGTGCCGGCCGCAGCATCGGAGCCCAACCGGACCCGGTGGCGGTGGGGGAGCTTGAGCTTGACTTGGCCATCGCCTTTGTGGTCGGAGGTGCATGCGTCGCCGGCAGACTAGTGGAGTAGGCTCTACCTCTCATTTCTTTTCTACTACTGGCCGGTGGTGAATTTGTCACGGACCTTGACTAGCTCCCTCCACGGCGCCACGTTTTCTCCCAAAGCTAAAGCCAAGGGCAGCCTTTCTTTCTTTTCTAGTCGAGAGTCACTCATGCATCGTACTAGAAGCCAAGGGCAGTCTTCAGTTTACAGAATAAGTTGAATTATATAATGGTTTCTTATGTTGTGTTGTGGTCTATCTTGTTTGATTATTTGTCTTAGATTATTAAAAACATCATATT from Aegilops tauschii subsp. strangulata cultivar AL8/78 unplaced genomic scaffold, Aet v6.0 Super-Scaffold_267, whole genome shotgun sequence includes:
- the LOC109776401 gene encoding uncharacterized protein, with the protein product MPPRRRRGTGYRGVRVRPSGTYSAEIWSGGGMRLRLGTFDTAQEGARAYDAAAWRLLRSRQDMNFADVATRERAQELVPFPRLLTDKDRRKHRRREHRLRLAEMDDQAMALWSYRFPHEIINGEQFFAQRRAERAKRREEPAAYREDKRTRKAVAKYNEALGDASSWDSGDERFLDAYAPMSEEDIIETESESDE